In Pristiophorus japonicus isolate sPriJap1 chromosome 2, sPriJap1.hap1, whole genome shotgun sequence, one genomic interval encodes:
- the LOC139237863 gene encoding zinc finger protein 271-like encodes MQPADTPASSQVLEGEDLQTGNSSQTAHQDLLESFYSSGLEYHRPLNMEAKSTIHSGEKLYTCSVCGQGFSRSSGLSRHKRSHTGEKPFMCFECGKGFKYSSHLLTHQRVHTGVRPFTCSECGKGFTNSSNLLQHGRVHTDERPFKCPDCGKRYKCSGELRCHQRVHTGERPFRCSHCGTGFRRSSDLIVHQRTHTGERPFTCSECGKGFTRSSHLLTHQLVHTDNRPFKCSDCEKSFKRKKDLLRHQRIHTGERPFTCSECGKEFTQSSDLLKHQRVHSGDWPFTCSLCGKEFTQSSNLLKHQRVHTDVRPFQCSDCEKRFKSEKDLVRHQRLHTGERPFICSECGKGFTESSNLLQHWRVHTDERPFKCPDCGNCYKSSGELTCHQRVHTGERPFRCSHCGTGFRRSSNLTRHQRTHTGERPFTCSECGKGFIQSSHLLTHQLVHTDERPCKCSDCEKSFKRRKDLLRHQRVHTGERPFTCSVCGKGFAQSSDLLKHQHVHSRERLFNCFVCGKNFTQSSILLKHQRVHMCLQGLDSAVIAAVNHIQD; translated from the exons ATGCAAccagctgacacaccagcgagttcacaa gtgttagaaggggaggatttgcagacgggaaattcAAGCCAAACAGCACATCAAGATCTGTTAGAGTCCTTctattcatcaggacttgaatatcatcggcctttgaacatggaagcaaaaagcaccattcatagcggggagaaactgtatacgtgttctgtgtgtggacaaggcttcagccgatcctcTGGCCTAtctagacacaagcgcagtcacaccggggagaaaccGTTTATGTGcttcgagtgtgggaagggattcaagtattcatcccacctgctgacacaccagcgagttcacaccggtgtgagaccgttcacctgctctgaatgtgggaagggattcactaattcatccaaTCTACTGCAGCACGGGCGAGTTCACACcgatgagagaccttttaaatgcccaGACTGCGGGAAGCGCTATAAATGTTCTGGGGAACTGAGGTGCCAtcaacgtgttcacactggggagagacccttCAGGTGCTCTCACTGCGGGACTGGGTTCAGGCGATCATCTGACCTTATtgtacaccagcgcactcacactggggagaggccgttcacctgctccgagtgtgggaagggattcactcgttcatcccacctgctgacacaccaacttgttcaTACTGATaacagaccttttaaatgttctgactgtgagaagagctttaaaaggaaaaaggatctgctgagacaccagcgaattcacactggggagagaccgttcacctgctcggagtgtgggaaggaatttactcagtcatccgacctgttgaaacaccagcgagttcactctggggattggccgttcacctgctccttgtgtgggaaggaatttactcagtcatccaacctgctgaaacaccagcgagttcacactgatgtgAGACCTTttcaatgttctgactgtgagaagagattTAAAAGTGAAAAGGATCTGGTgagacaccagcgacttcacactggggagagaccatttatctgctccgagtgtgggaagggattcacagagTCATCCAATTTGCTGCAGCActggcgagttcacactgacgagagaccttttaaatgcccgGACTGCGGGAATTGCTATAAAAGTTCTGGGGAACTGACGTGCCAtcaacgtgttcacactggggagagaccgttcagatGTTCTCACTGTGGGACTGGGTTCAGGCGATCATCTAACCTCACTCGACACCAGcggactcacactggggagaggccatttacctgctccgagtgtgggaaaggattcattcaatcatcccacctgctgacacaccaacttgttcacactgatgagagaccttgtaaatgttctgactgtgagaagagctttaaaagaagaaaggatctgctgagacaccagcgagttcacaccggggagaggccattcacttgctctgtgtgtgggaaaggattcgctCAGTCATCTGATCTGTTGAAACACCAGCACGTTCACTCTAGGGAGAGGCTGTTCAACTGCTTCGTGTGTGGGAAGAActtcactcagtcatccatcctgttgaaacaccagcgagttcacatgtgtcttcaggggttggattctgctgttattgctgctgttaatcacatccaggactga